A stretch of the Chelonoidis abingdonii isolate Lonesome George chromosome 11, CheloAbing_2.0, whole genome shotgun sequence genome encodes the following:
- the LOC116837762 gene encoding uncharacterized protein LOC116837762 encodes MSQESEISELPAAKTDSESSLARFFHHIAPLGLFSSLARLLHKLSAWGGPSVPVENIGSLDYRAPSLDRPVRHAKKRLGRLAQLLFAIIPARFQRVLGYLPADCMGQSRIPEEIRKSPVKPSGKGSKRKQDDVALEEQQSWVEILQQELPEEDEAEDSTYEPTRSETDSEEYRSQNDTETDLEFEEKDGVLVLKESPSLQESGENMLAAASSNTLEQQAAASGGGGDALEQQATASGGGGDALEQQAAASCGGGEALEQQVAANGGGGDMQEQQAAASGGDWVEVIGEDVSPLHTG; translated from the exons ATGTCCCAGGAGTCAGAGATCAGC GAGTTACCAGCTGCCAAGACAGACTCTGAGTCCTCCCTGGCCAGGTTCTTCCACCACATTGCTCCGCTGGGGCTCTTCAGTTCCCTG GCCCGGCTCCTCCACAAACTCTCGGCCTGGGGCGGCCCGTCTGTCCCTGTGGAGAACATTGGCAGCCTGGACTATCGCGCCCCTTCCCTTGACAGGCCTGTGCGGCATGCCAAGAAGCGTCTTGGCAGACTGGCGCAGCTCCTGTTCGCCATCATCCCCGCCAGGTTCCAGCGTGTCCTCGGCTACCTGCCGGCAGACTGCATGGGTCAGAGCAGGATCCCTGAGG AGATCCGAAAAAGTCCAGTCAAGCCCTCGGGCAAAGGGAGCAAAAGGAAACAAGATGATGTTGCTCTGGAGGAGCAGCAGTCCTGGGTGGAGATCTTGCAGCAAGAGCTGCCGGAGGAGGATGAGGCCGAAGACTCTACCTATGAG CCAACACGATCGGAGACGGACAGCGAAGAATACAGGTCCCAGAACGACACAGAGACCGACCTGGAGTTTGAAGAGAAAGACGGGGTCCTGGTGCTGAAGGAATCACCGAGTCTGCAG GAGTCTGGTGAGAACATGCTGGCTGCAGCAAGCAGCAATACCCtggagcagcaggctgcagcgAGTGGCGGTGGTGGGGACGCTCTGGAGCAGCAGGCTACAGCGAGTGGCGGTGGTGGGGACGCTCtggagcagcaggctgcagcgAGCTGCGGTGGTGGGGAAGCCCTGGAGCAGCAGGTTGCAGCGAACGGTGGTGGTGGGGACATGCaggagcagcaggctgcagcaagcGGCGGTGACTGGGTTGAAGTGATTGGTGAGGATGTCTCTCCCCTGCACACAG